The nucleotide sequence TGATTAATGAATTCATCATGCGGTAGCTTTTGCCTGTAAATATGAGCATATGAGAATGGTGCACTAGTCTATCAACGATAGCCGCAGTTAGCTTTTCATCAAACAGGAAACCTTTCCATCTACCAAACTCAATATTGGTTGTTATGATGACGCTTTTAGTCTCATAACATGTAGAAATGATATCAAACAACAATCTGGCACCTTCTTGGTGAAGGGGGA is from Alkalibacter saccharofermentans DSM 14828 and encodes:
- a CDS encoding ATP-binding protein, which gives rise to PLHQEGARLLFDIISTCYETKSVIITTNIEFGRWKGFLFDEKLTAAIVDRLVHHSHMLIFTGKSYRMMNSLIK